A window of Chloroflexota bacterium contains these coding sequences:
- a CDS encoding sulfate ABC transporter ATP-binding protein, giving the protein MNIDVRNLVKTFGAFTALRDVSLEVPDGHLVALLGPSGCGKTTLLRIIAGLDVADSGAILFGGDDVGGRSVKERNVGFVFQHYALFRHMTIFENVAFGLRVRPRRLRPSEAQIRAKVNELLALIQVEWLAHRYPAQLSGGQRQRVALARALAVEPRVLLLDEPFGALDAKVRGDLRRWLRQLHYELRLTAVLVTHDQEEALEVADRVVVMNEGRVEQVGTPEEVYDHPASSFVYDFLGRVNLFHARVHDGQAHVAGLVLDAGGEASVVGYARPHDLVVERAAPGEEGGLTAMIARIQTIGPVVRLELRHTDGSNRLEAEMSKERFQELNLAQGEVVVLTPRNVRLFPASASIGDGVNPG; this is encoded by the coding sequence ATGAACATCGACGTGCGCAACCTGGTGAAGACGTTCGGCGCCTTCACCGCGCTCCGAGACGTAAGCCTCGAAGTTCCAGACGGCCACCTGGTCGCCCTTCTGGGCCCCTCCGGCTGCGGGAAGACGACGCTCTTGCGGATCATCGCCGGCCTGGATGTGGCGGACAGCGGCGCCATTCTGTTCGGCGGAGATGACGTTGGCGGTCGTTCGGTCAAAGAGCGAAACGTCGGATTCGTGTTTCAGCACTACGCCCTGTTCCGCCACATGACGATTTTCGAGAACGTCGCGTTCGGTCTGCGGGTGCGACCCCGTCGCCTGCGACCGTCCGAGGCCCAGATCCGGGCGAAGGTGAATGAGCTGCTGGCCTTGATCCAGGTGGAATGGCTGGCCCATCGCTACCCCGCGCAGCTTTCGGGTGGCCAGCGGCAGCGTGTGGCGCTCGCGCGGGCCTTGGCGGTGGAGCCGCGGGTGCTTCTGCTGGACGAGCCGTTTGGCGCCCTCGACGCGAAGGTGCGCGGAGACTTGCGCAGGTGGCTGCGGCAGCTCCACTATGAGCTGCGTTTGACGGCGGTGCTGGTGACCCACGATCAGGAGGAGGCCTTAGAGGTCGCAGATCGGGTGGTGGTGATGAACGAGGGCCGAGTGGAGCAAGTGGGCACCCCGGAAGAGGTGTACGACCATCCCGCCAGCTCCTTCGTCTACGATTTCCTCGGCCGGGTCAATCTTTTTCATGCCCGCGTCCACGACGGGCAGGCGCACGTCGCCGGTTTGGTGTTGGACGCGGGCGGGGAAGCGTCCGTCGTTGGCTACGCCCGTCCCCATGATCTCGTCGTGGAGCGGGCGGCACCGGGCGAGGAGGGAGGACTGACAGCCATGATCGCTCGCATCCAGACCATCGGCCCCGTGGTGCGGCTCGAGCTGCGGCACACGGACGGCTCAAACCGGTTGGAAGCGGAGATGAGCAAGGAGCGTTTCCAGGAACTGAACCTCGCCCAAGGCGAGGTTGTTGTCTTGACGCCCCGGAACGTTCGCCTGTTTCCAGCCAGTGCCTCGATCGGCGATGGAGTGAACCCCGGCTAG
- the cysW gene encoding sulfate ABC transporter permease subunit CysW yields MVRWLLTSLAILFLALFLILPLVAVFAQALQKGLGVYVAAIIEPNALAAIRLTLLTAGIAVPANLVFGVAASWAIAKFDFSGKSVLTTLIDLPFSISPVISGLVFVLLFGSRGPLGPPLAEHGIKIIFAVPGIVLATVLVTFPLVARELIPLMESQGREEEEAAVVLGANGWQTFVRVTLPSITWGVLYGVILCNARAMGEFGAVSVVSGHIRGETNTMPLQVEILYNEYQFEAAFAVASLLAFLALATLVLKTIVEWRTRSAA; encoded by the coding sequence ATGGTGCGTTGGCTGCTCACCAGCCTGGCCATACTCTTCCTCGCGCTGTTCTTGATCCTGCCCCTGGTTGCGGTCTTCGCCCAGGCGTTGCAGAAGGGGCTCGGCGTCTACGTCGCGGCGATCATCGAGCCGAACGCGTTGGCTGCCATTCGGCTCACCCTGCTCACCGCCGGGATTGCCGTGCCGGCCAACCTCGTGTTCGGCGTGGCAGCCTCCTGGGCGATCGCCAAGTTCGACTTCTCCGGCAAGAGCGTGCTCACCACGCTGATCGACCTGCCATTCTCGATCTCTCCCGTCATCTCCGGGCTGGTCTTCGTGCTGCTGTTCGGCTCGCGCGGGCCGCTGGGCCCGCCGCTAGCCGAGCATGGGATCAAGATCATCTTCGCGGTGCCGGGCATCGTGCTTGCCACGGTGCTGGTGACGTTTCCCTTAGTTGCTCGCGAGCTGATCCCGCTCATGGAGAGTCAGGGGCGCGAGGAAGAGGAAGCCGCGGTGGTTCTGGGGGCGAATGGCTGGCAGACCTTCGTCCGGGTCACCCTACCGAGCATCACCTGGGGGGTGCTGTACGGAGTGATCCTGTGCAACGCCCGCGCCATGGGGGAGTTCGGCGCCGTATCGGTGGTGTCCGGGCACATCCGCGGGGAGACCAACACGATGCCCCTGCAGGTGGAGATTCTCTACAACGAGTACCAGTTCGAAGCGGCGTTCGCGGTCGCCTCGCTGCTGGCCTTCCTGGCGCTCGCGACCCTGGTGCTCAAAACGATCGTCGAATGGCGGACGCGGTCGGCCGCCTGA
- the cysT gene encoding sulfate ABC transporter permease subunit CysT, giving the protein MVLKQRSILPGFGLTIGLSLAYLSLIVLIPLAGLVFKASTTGVEQFWATVAAPRSLAAYRVSLTTAFIAAVVNAGFGLLVAWVLVRYRFPGRRLIDGLVDLPFALPTAVAGITLTSIYANTGWIGRWLDPLGIKAAYSPLGIVIALIFIGLPFVVRTVQPVLQDLDRETEEAAISLGASRWQTFARVILPELLPAVLTGFALAFARGLGEYGSVVFIAGNMPMQTEIVPLLIVAKLQQFDYAGASALAVVMLGGSFAMLLLINLFQRWAGRYA; this is encoded by the coding sequence GTGGTCCTGAAGCAGCGGAGCATCCTGCCCGGGTTCGGGCTAACGATAGGGTTGAGCCTTGCCTACCTCAGCCTGATCGTGCTGATCCCGCTCGCGGGGCTCGTGTTCAAAGCCAGTACCACGGGAGTGGAGCAATTCTGGGCTACGGTCGCCGCTCCTCGGTCGCTGGCTGCGTATCGGGTCAGCCTGACGACGGCGTTCATTGCGGCCGTCGTCAACGCCGGGTTCGGCTTGCTGGTGGCATGGGTGCTCGTCCGCTATCGGTTCCCGGGCCGGCGGCTGATCGATGGATTGGTGGATCTGCCGTTTGCCCTCCCGACCGCCGTGGCCGGCATCACGCTCACGTCGATCTATGCAAACACTGGCTGGATCGGCCGCTGGCTCGATCCCCTGGGCATCAAGGCCGCCTACTCACCGCTCGGGATCGTCATCGCTCTCATCTTTATCGGGCTTCCCTTCGTTGTGCGGACGGTGCAGCCGGTGCTCCAGGACCTGGATCGGGAGACGGAGGAGGCGGCCATCAGCCTGGGCGCAAGTCGCTGGCAGACCTTCGCTCGGGTCATCCTCCCCGAGCTATTGCCAGCGGTGCTCACCGGGTTCGCGCTGGCATTCGCTCGCGGCCTGGGGGAGTACGGATCGGTCGTATTCATCGCCGGGAACATGCCCATGCAGACCGAGATCGTGCCCTTGCTCATCGTGGCCAAGCTGCAGCAGTTCGACTACGCCGGCGCGTCGGCCCTCGCGGTCGTCATGCTCGGAGGATCGTTCGCCATGCTGCTACTGATCAACCTGTTCCAGCGCTGGGCCGGGCGGTACGCATGA
- a CDS encoding sulfate ABC transporter substrate-binding protein gives MPRHILSPMVLSFVVILGLAACAPQSASTGAVANQTRPSNGAAKPAVTLLNVSYDPTRELYEEFNAAFARYWKQTQNQDVTIKQSHGGSGAQARAVIDGLEADVVTLAIASDIDALSSEAHLLAPHWETRLPNNSAPYTSTIVFLVRKGNPKGIKDWDDLVRPGVSVITPNPKTSGGARWAYLAAWGYALKHNNNDQAAAKDFVTRLFKNVPVLDSGARGSTTTFVERGQGDVLLSWENEAYLAVRDLGQDRFEIVVPSLSILAEPSLAVVDQVVDKHGTRAVADAYLQYLYSQDGQRIAAKHYYRPRNEAVAAEFKTQFPQISLFTVDDVFGNLSQAQRTHFDEGGTFDQIYQR, from the coding sequence ATGCCTCGCCATATCCTCTCGCCGATGGTTTTGAGCTTCGTGGTCATCCTCGGCCTGGCGGCTTGCGCGCCGCAGTCTGCCAGCACTGGCGCCGTAGCCAACCAAACGAGGCCGAGCAACGGGGCCGCGAAGCCCGCTGTCACGCTGCTCAATGTCTCCTACGACCCTACCCGCGAGCTGTACGAAGAGTTCAACGCGGCCTTCGCCAGGTATTGGAAGCAAACCCAGAACCAGGACGTCACCATCAAACAGTCCCATGGCGGGTCCGGTGCCCAGGCCCGGGCCGTCATCGACGGCCTCGAGGCAGACGTGGTGACGCTCGCCATTGCCTCTGACATCGATGCCCTGAGCTCCGAAGCCCACCTCCTCGCTCCCCACTGGGAAACCCGGCTCCCCAACAACAGTGCTCCCTACACCTCGACCATCGTCTTTCTGGTCCGGAAGGGAAACCCAAAGGGCATCAAAGACTGGGACGACCTCGTGCGCCCCGGGGTGAGTGTGATCACGCCGAACCCCAAAACCTCCGGCGGCGCCCGGTGGGCGTATCTGGCCGCCTGGGGATATGCCCTGAAGCACAACAACAACGATCAAGCCGCGGCAAAGGACTTCGTCACGCGCCTGTTCAAGAACGTTCCAGTCCTCGACTCAGGCGCGCGGGGATCGACGACCACCTTCGTCGAGCGCGGGCAGGGCGACGTGCTGCTCTCCTGGGAGAACGAAGCATACCTTGCCGTCCGGGACCTCGGACAGGATAGGTTCGAGATCGTCGTGCCCTCCCTGAGCATCCTGGCGGAGCCATCGCTGGCGGTCGTCGACCAGGTGGTCGATAAGCACGGCACCCGTGCCGTCGCCGACGCCTACCTCCAGTATCTGTACTCGCAGGATGGCCAGCGCATCGCCGCCAAGCACTACTACCGGCCGCGCAACGAAGCGGTGGCCGCCGAGTTCAAGACCCAGTTTCCGCAGATCAGTCTCTTTACGGTGGACGACGTCTTCGGCAATTTGAGCCAGGCGCAGAGGACGCACTTCGACGAGGGCGGAACCTTCGACCAGATCTATCAGCGGTAG
- a CDS encoding ABC transporter substrate-binding protein yields MVIALRTEPKALVGTDLNPAHVGISPDAPWQLFHAGLTQHDEKERPQLQLAEDFPRLNTDSWKVFPDGRMETIWRLRPGLTWHDGAPLVADDFILGTRFSKGTRSDRLPEVEGVEAPDARTLVIHYKVPNPDAGEIDWQPLPRHLIGATLDQMEAREAFETLPYWTTEFVGVGPYRLTGWEPTVFITGEAFEGWVFGKPRIGRVQLVWIPDANTAVADLLSGTVHLATDLAVAFEQGSVLKREWGGRTDSGSVLLSPARTVYVQIQFRPEFQRPATLQDVRLRRALAHGIDKRAIVDAVLDGEPGMADTLVAKEEEYYPELDRVLTKYPLNAQRAEQLLAELRYTKDEEGYYGQGGTRLTVGLTPLGDYLREALILADGWKRVGVDVPLQTLSPVEQTDQRIASVFPALIITQFAINPNPFFSFISATLASEATRWAGRNKGGYYDPEMERLYGVFTTSLDRSERNRAVMQAMQLVADQAAYFPLYYAYEVMAHTGAIQGPKTAKRANSMWKIEEWSWRS; encoded by the coding sequence ATGGTCATCGCCCTCCGGACCGAGCCGAAGGCACTCGTGGGCACGGACCTGAATCCCGCCCACGTGGGCATTAGCCCCGATGCGCCCTGGCAGCTATTCCACGCCGGTCTGACCCAGCACGACGAGAAAGAGCGGCCCCAATTGCAGCTCGCCGAGGACTTCCCGCGGCTCAATACCGACTCGTGGAAGGTCTTTCCCGATGGACGGATGGAGACGATCTGGCGACTTCGGCCCGGGCTAACCTGGCATGATGGTGCGCCCCTGGTGGCCGACGATTTCATCCTCGGCACGCGGTTCTCGAAGGGCACGCGCTCCGATCGTCTGCCCGAGGTCGAGGGCGTCGAGGCTCCCGACGCGCGCACGCTGGTGATTCATTACAAGGTGCCGAATCCCGACGCCGGCGAGATCGATTGGCAGCCTCTCCCCCGACACCTGATCGGGGCCACCCTGGACCAGATGGAGGCGCGGGAGGCGTTCGAGACGCTGCCGTACTGGACGACCGAGTTCGTCGGCGTCGGCCCTTATCGGTTGACGGGTTGGGAGCCCACCGTATTCATCACGGGTGAGGCGTTCGAAGGCTGGGTGTTCGGCAAGCCGCGCATCGGTCGCGTCCAGCTCGTCTGGATTCCGGACGCGAATACCGCGGTGGCCGATTTACTCTCGGGCACCGTCCACCTGGCGACGGACTTGGCCGTGGCCTTCGAGCAGGGGTCGGTGCTCAAGCGCGAGTGGGGCGGACGGACCGACAGTGGCTCCGTCCTGCTCAGCCCGGCGCGCACGGTGTACGTGCAAATCCAGTTCCGACCGGAGTTCCAGCGGCCGGCCACGTTGCAGGATGTGCGGCTGCGTCGGGCGCTGGCCCACGGCATCGACAAGCGGGCCATCGTCGATGCCGTGCTGGACGGCGAGCCCGGTATGGCCGACACCCTGGTCGCCAAGGAAGAGGAGTACTACCCCGAGCTCGATCGCGTGCTCACCAAGTATCCGCTCAACGCTCAGCGCGCCGAGCAGTTGCTCGCGGAGCTACGGTACACGAAGGATGAGGAGGGCTACTACGGCCAGGGTGGCACGCGGCTCACGGTCGGGCTCACGCCGCTGGGCGACTATCTCCGCGAGGCGCTGATTCTGGCCGATGGCTGGAAACGCGTCGGCGTGGATGTGCCCCTGCAGACTCTGTCTCCGGTCGAGCAAACGGACCAGCGGATCGCGTCCGTCTTTCCAGCGCTGATCATCACCCAGTTCGCGATCAACCCGAACCCGTTCTTCTCGTTCATCTCGGCGACGCTCGCCAGCGAGGCGACGCGCTGGGCAGGGCGCAACAAAGGGGGCTACTACGATCCCGAGATGGAACGCCTGTACGGCGTCTTCACCACCTCGCTCGATCGCAGCGAGCGCAACCGCGCGGTGATGCAAGCCATGCAGCTCGTCGCAGACCAGGCGGCGTACTTTCCGCTGTACTATGCATACGAAGTCATGGCCCACACCGGTGCGATCCAGGGTCCGAAAACGGCGAAACGGGCCAACTCCATGTGGAAGATCGAAGAATGGTCCTGGCGCTCCTGA
- a CDS encoding Rieske 2Fe-2S domain-containing protein has translation MLSKEENELLTRTDPGTPCGDLLRRYWQPVALSEELGTYPIPLRIMGEDLVLFRDDQGRIGLLDIHCSHRAADLSYGRAEDGGLRCIYHGWLYDVNGRCLETPAEPEGSNLRLTIRHPAYPCQERGGVIFAYMGPGEPPLLPAYAVLAAPPERRVMTKYYHECNYLQGLEGNEDSTHVRFLHRFLNTESGARFLQAHPSENNTEFRTPERGKFYGPTEIEETDFGVWSNGRPGFLLPSLALTGGGPQPYGDGYMLYWRVPIDDTHHWLYIMAFKESGPILQEKRHGWTDALVGADYRPYRNLSNRYLQDREEQRTATFTGMGPVFPPHDACVNEGAGPIQDRTREHLGSADSVIPACRKLMLRCIRMVQEGHDPAGVIRDAEVNRADPLWLRVNAPPPPEAAAARAADFWVESVRG, from the coding sequence ATGCTGAGCAAAGAAGAGAACGAGCTGCTGACCCGGACCGATCCCGGGACGCCATGCGGCGATCTGCTCCGGCGCTACTGGCAGCCGGTCGCGCTGTCCGAGGAGCTGGGCACGTATCCGATCCCGCTCCGGATCATGGGCGAGGATCTGGTGCTGTTCCGGGATGATCAGGGCCGCATTGGTCTTCTCGACATCCATTGCTCGCATCGCGCGGCGGATCTCTCGTACGGGCGGGCGGAGGATGGCGGGCTGCGCTGCATCTACCACGGCTGGCTGTATGACGTGAACGGACGGTGCCTGGAGACGCCCGCCGAGCCGGAGGGGAGCAACCTGCGGCTCACGATCCGGCACCCGGCGTACCCGTGCCAGGAGCGGGGCGGAGTGATCTTCGCCTACATGGGCCCGGGCGAGCCGCCGCTGCTGCCGGCGTACGCGGTGCTGGCGGCGCCGCCGGAGCGGCGGGTAATGACGAAGTACTACCACGAGTGCAACTACCTCCAGGGCCTCGAGGGCAACGAGGACTCCACGCACGTCCGGTTCCTGCATCGCTTCCTGAACACGGAGAGCGGCGCCAGGTTCCTCCAGGCGCATCCGAGCGAGAACAACACCGAGTTCCGCACCCCGGAGCGCGGCAAGTTTTATGGCCCGACCGAGATCGAGGAGACCGACTTCGGGGTCTGGAGCAACGGACGGCCCGGCTTCCTACTTCCCAGCCTGGCGTTGACCGGCGGCGGCCCGCAGCCCTACGGCGATGGCTATATGCTGTACTGGCGGGTGCCGATCGACGACACGCACCACTGGCTCTATATCATGGCATTCAAAGAGTCGGGGCCCATCCTCCAGGAGAAGCGCCACGGATGGACGGACGCGCTGGTCGGGGCGGACTATCGGCCCTACCGCAACCTATCCAACCGCTACCTGCAGGATCGCGAGGAGCAGCGAACGGCGACATTCACGGGCATGGGACCGGTGTTTCCGCCCCACGATGCCTGCGTGAACGAGGGGGCGGGCCCGATCCAGGACCGCACGCGCGAGCATCTGGGGTCCGCCGACAGCGTGATCCCCGCGTGCCGCAAGCTCATGCTGCGCTGCATTCGGATGGTGCAGGAGGGACACGACCCGGCGGGCGTCATCCGGGACGCGGAAGTCAACCGCGCAGATCCTCTGTGGCTTCGCGTCAACGCCCCGCCACCGCCTGAAGCGGCGGCCGCCCGCGCGGCCGACTTCTGGGTCGAGAGCGTGCGGGGCTAA
- a CDS encoding ABC transporter substrate-binding protein, giving the protein MINQEVKNLSAKAYGGVNPARTTRVFNAGLAIADARGEFRPYLAEGLPQLQTESWQVFPDGRMETTWTLRPGLTWHDGSPLTADDFVFANQVYSAPGLAGVFVPTPQNLIDRITAVDPRTIRISWRTSYLHQGEGLDPLPRAILGESFAAFEQDPAGQRDPFMSQRYWTTEFVGVGPFKLTHWEPGAQLEGTAFDGHALGRPKIDKIVLRIITDGNTVLAALLAGQVHMVVTDVIGIEEANTLKGQGGFNDVDKKGVIIPTSTAIITLDIQHRPEFLGTPAIADLRVRKALAHSLDKAGIIEGLYQGLGSVADTFVRREAPFFPDVDRAITKYPFDPTKTEQFMNSAGFVKDREGFFVDAAGQRFQPSVIYSLGPQREQLLPIMVNSWQSVGIDVQGTLVPNPIRNDPELNATFAGGVVHGNGMTSEVGGAQSLVSDQIGTAANHWSGNNRGGWTNPDYDSWWDRYNKTVVRADQIEALTQMMKIQSELLPSYPLYYLLSVVPHVAALKGPQGDASHWNIYEWELAG; this is encoded by the coding sequence GTGATCAATCAGGAAGTGAAGAACCTCTCCGCGAAAGCCTATGGGGGCGTGAACCCGGCCCGAACAACCCGCGTCTTCAACGCCGGGCTGGCCATCGCCGACGCCCGCGGCGAGTTCCGGCCCTACCTGGCCGAGGGGCTGCCCCAGCTCCAGACCGAAAGCTGGCAGGTATTCCCGGATGGCCGGATGGAGACGACCTGGACGCTGCGGCCCGGTCTCACCTGGCACGACGGCAGCCCGCTCACCGCGGACGACTTCGTTTTCGCGAACCAGGTCTACTCGGCGCCGGGGCTCGCCGGCGTGTTCGTGCCCACTCCCCAGAACCTGATCGATCGGATCACCGCCGTCGATCCCCGGACCATCCGCATCTCCTGGCGCACCTCGTACCTCCATCAGGGAGAAGGGCTCGATCCACTCCCGCGGGCCATTCTCGGCGAGTCATTCGCGGCCTTCGAGCAGGATCCGGCCGGCCAGCGTGACCCCTTCATGTCTCAGCGCTACTGGACCACGGAGTTCGTCGGGGTCGGGCCGTTCAAGCTGACCCACTGGGAGCCCGGGGCCCAGCTGGAGGGAACCGCCTTCGATGGCCACGCGCTCGGCCGACCCAAGATCGACAAGATCGTTCTGCGGATCATCACCGATGGCAACACCGTGCTGGCCGCCCTGCTCGCCGGGCAGGTACACATGGTGGTGACCGACGTCATCGGGATCGAGGAAGCAAACACGCTGAAGGGCCAGGGCGGCTTCAACGACGTCGACAAGAAGGGCGTCATCATTCCCACCTCGACCGCGATTATCACCCTCGACATCCAGCATCGCCCGGAGTTTCTGGGCACCCCGGCCATCGCCGACCTTCGGGTGCGGAAAGCACTCGCCCACAGCCTGGACAAGGCCGGCATCATCGAGGGCCTCTATCAGGGGTTGGGGTCAGTCGCCGACACGTTTGTGCGGCGCGAGGCGCCCTTCTTTCCCGACGTCGATCGAGCAATCACAAAGTACCCGTTCGACCCGACGAAGACCGAGCAGTTCATGAACAGCGCCGGCTTCGTGAAGGATCGTGAGGGGTTCTTCGTCGACGCGGCCGGCCAGCGATTCCAACCCTCAGTCATCTATTCGCTCGGCCCTCAGCGCGAGCAGCTGCTGCCCATCATGGTGAACTCCTGGCAGAGCGTAGGCATCGACGTTCAGGGCACGCTGGTCCCCAACCCTATCCGCAACGACCCCGAGCTCAACGCCACGTTCGCCGGCGGCGTGGTGCACGGCAACGGCATGACCAGCGAGGTTGGTGGAGCCCAGAGTCTGGTCAGCGATCAGATCGGCACCGCCGCCAACCACTGGAGCGGCAACAACCGCGGCGGCTGGACAAACCCCGACTACGATTCCTGGTGGGACCGCTACAACAAGACCGTGGTCCGCGCCGACCAGATCGAGGCGCTGACCCAGATGATGAAGATCCAGAGCGAGCTGCTCCCCAGCTACCCGCTCTACTATCTGCTGAGCGTCGTTCCTCACGTCGCGGCGCTGAAAGGGCCCCAGGGCGACGCGTCCCACTGGAACATCTACGAGTGGGAGCTCGCGGGCTGA